A genomic stretch from Bosea sp. F3-2 includes:
- a CDS encoding sugar-binding protein codes for MKTLTLGVAALALLAVGGEAQAQGKKYTFALVPKNMNNPFFDQARDGCKKAEKELNGAIECVYIGPGEHGGGDEQVQVVNDLIAKKVDGIAVSPSNAAAMGKALEGAKRAGIPVLTWDSDLLEKDKALRAAYVGTYNYDIGVNLAKIVQQIKPKGGTICIQSGGAAAANHNERMQGIRDTLSGTKSASAPGTRLSGQHGWTEVAGCPLYTNDDFPLSVQQMEDTLGKNPKLDAFVPTGGFPQFIPQAYRKVAEKYKARIDDGSLALVVADTLPVQMDLLKAGLSKGQVGQRPFEMGYKTMLFLKDMKDGKPAPKDPTYTGLDVCTPQNVASCVGSGS; via the coding sequence ATGAAAACGCTGACTTTAGGTGTCGCCGCGCTCGCACTGCTCGCTGTGGGGGGCGAGGCCCAGGCTCAGGGCAAGAAATACACCTTCGCCCTGGTTCCCAAGAACATGAACAATCCCTTCTTCGATCAAGCCCGCGATGGCTGCAAGAAAGCCGAGAAAGAACTCAATGGCGCGATCGAGTGTGTTTACATCGGCCCCGGCGAGCATGGCGGCGGCGATGAACAAGTCCAGGTCGTCAACGATCTGATTGCCAAGAAGGTCGATGGCATCGCCGTCTCTCCGTCAAATGCAGCAGCGATGGGCAAAGCACTCGAGGGTGCAAAAAGAGCAGGAATCCCGGTTCTAACCTGGGATTCTGACCTGCTTGAGAAGGACAAAGCTCTGCGCGCCGCCTATGTGGGCACGTATAACTATGACATTGGCGTCAACCTCGCAAAGATCGTCCAGCAGATCAAACCGAAGGGCGGCACGATCTGCATCCAGTCGGGCGGGGCGGCTGCTGCAAACCATAACGAGCGCATGCAAGGGATTCGCGATACGCTTTCTGGCACGAAATCCGCCTCCGCTCCTGGGACAAGGCTCTCCGGCCAGCATGGCTGGACCGAGGTCGCGGGTTGCCCACTCTATACCAATGACGATTTCCCGCTGTCGGTGCAGCAGATGGAAGATACGCTCGGCAAGAACCCCAAGCTCGATGCCTTCGTGCCGACCGGCGGCTTCCCGCAGTTCATCCCTCAAGCGTATCGTAAGGTCGCAGAAAAGTATAAGGCCCGCATCGATGACGGCTCGCTTGCACTCGTTGTCGCAGACACCCTGCCCGTCCAGATGGACCTTCTGAAGGCAGGACTGTCCAAGGGGCAAGTTGGTCAGCGCCCCTTCGAGATGGGATACAAGACCATGCTGTTCCTGAAGGACATGAAGGACGGCAAGCCCGCTCCCAAGGATCCCACCTATACTGGTCTCGACGTCTGCACGCCGCAGAATGTCGCGAGCTGCGTTGGCTCCGGTAGCTAG
- a CDS encoding ATP-binding cassette domain-containing protein, with protein MPLLELQGISKHFGAIEALKGIDLAINAGEVVGLMGDNGAGKSTLVKIVAGNFLPSEGELRLDGKVKHFRRPVDARTEGIEVVYQDLALCDNLTAAANVFLGRELKRRIGPLKILDYSAMYARAAELFKELKSETRPRDLVKLMSGGQRQAVAIARTRLANAKMVLMDEPTAAISVRQVAEVLDLIHRLKDRGIAVVLISHRMPDVFAVCDRVVVMRRGRKVADKAIASSSPEEVTGLITGAIQAA; from the coding sequence ATGCCGTTGCTGGAGCTTCAAGGAATCTCAAAGCACTTCGGTGCGATCGAGGCACTCAAGGGCATCGATCTGGCGATCAATGCAGGTGAAGTCGTCGGTCTGATGGGCGACAATGGTGCGGGCAAATCGACGCTGGTGAAGATTGTCGCCGGCAATTTTCTTCCGTCCGAGGGAGAACTTCGCCTTGACGGCAAGGTCAAGCATTTTCGCAGGCCGGTTGATGCTCGCACTGAAGGTATCGAGGTTGTCTATCAGGATCTCGCGCTGTGCGACAATCTGACCGCGGCCGCCAATGTGTTCCTCGGGCGTGAACTGAAGCGCCGCATCGGTCCGCTGAAGATCCTTGACTACTCGGCGATGTACGCCCGTGCGGCCGAGCTGTTCAAGGAACTCAAGTCGGAAACCCGGCCCCGCGATCTCGTGAAACTGATGTCCGGCGGCCAGCGCCAGGCTGTGGCGATTGCGCGGACACGCCTTGCCAATGCGAAGATGGTGCTCATGGACGAGCCGACGGCGGCCATCAGCGTTCGGCAGGTCGCCGAGGTGCTGGATCTGATCCACCGGCTCAAGGATCGCGGTATCGCGGTTGTCCTCATCAGTCACCGCATGCCGGACGTGTTCGCGGTCTGCGACCGGGTGGTCGTGATGAGACGAGGACGCAAGGTCGCCGACAAGGCGATTGCGTCGAGTTCTCCTGAAGAGGTGACGGGACTGATCACCGGCGCCATCCAGGCCGCCTGA
- a CDS encoding PRC-barrel domain-containing protein — translation MRTYCLFQAVNSPDLRGFTDEPTGASLPPDLGPWTLVQEIGPNEEWTPAISRAVVAADIIENGFYLWGPVEHAAGHLIIESDRVEGTAVFDSKNDQIGTIKRLLIEKVSGRVLYVDVTFGGILGIGSRHVTIPWEKLAYDKELEGYRTDITEAEVRAAATFNGGEGISPDRKRQ, via the coding sequence ATGAGAACCTACTGCTTGTTCCAGGCCGTGAACTCCCCTGACCTACGCGGCTTCACAGATGAGCCTACCGGCGCCAGTTTGCCCCCGGATCTTGGGCCGTGGACCCTTGTGCAAGAGATCGGGCCCAACGAGGAATGGACTCCCGCGATCAGCAGAGCGGTCGTGGCGGCCGATATCATTGAGAACGGCTTTTATCTCTGGGGCCCCGTCGAGCATGCGGCCGGCCACCTGATCATCGAAAGTGATCGCGTCGAAGGAACTGCCGTGTTCGACAGCAAGAACGATCAGATCGGCACCATCAAGCGGTTGTTGATTGAGAAGGTCAGTGGTCGCGTTCTCTACGTCGATGTGACGTTTGGAGGAATTCTCGGCATAGGCAGTCGCCACGTTACGATCCCATGGGAAAAGCTCGCCTACGACAAAGAGTTGGAGGGGTATCGCACCGACATTACCGAGGCCGAGGTCCGAGCTGCCGCGACCTTCAATGGGGGCGAGGGAATTTCGCCGGACCGGAAGCGCCAGTAG
- a CDS encoding 4'-phosphopantetheinyl transferase superfamily protein codes for MGVSRSPPCFARMFEIPALSLPISVPRCVDLHGTIGLALVERDSDVMTKLLEDWSHPAEQPYGLPSRRARALLRHLLHGEIADCRERAILRNQDGSPALKTQPGETMPAVSISHSGSMIAVAYGRLAGLGIDVELHRRDRDIDGIAALAFGQEERRLVGEHGPEAFYRIWTAREALSKATGRAFTQVVDRQDYFTDLQTEVTQLVIVGRPLTILHARPSDRAYLALGWQSSA; via the coding sequence TTGGGCGTCTCCCGCTCGCCACCCTGTTTCGCGCGCATGTTCGAGATCCCGGCGCTTTCCCTGCCCATCAGCGTTCCTCGCTGCGTTGACCTCCACGGCACCATCGGCCTGGCACTGGTGGAGCGGGATAGCGACGTGATGACGAAGCTCCTAGAGGACTGGTCGCATCCCGCCGAGCAACCCTATGGGCTGCCTTCGCGACGAGCCAGGGCGTTGCTGCGGCATCTGCTCCACGGCGAGATCGCTGATTGCCGCGAGCGTGCCATCCTGCGCAATCAGGATGGCAGTCCCGCTCTGAAAACGCAGCCGGGAGAAACCATGCCCGCCGTTTCGATCTCGCATTCCGGCAGTATGATCGCTGTGGCCTATGGCCGGCTGGCCGGGCTCGGCATCGACGTGGAGCTCCACCGTCGGGATCGCGACATTGACGGCATTGCGGCGCTCGCCTTCGGCCAGGAAGAGCGGCGCCTCGTTGGTGAGCATGGCCCCGAAGCCTTCTACCGCATCTGGACGGCGCGCGAGGCTCTATCCAAGGCGACCGGCCGAGCCTTTACGCAGGTCGTTGATCGGCAGGACTACTTCACGGACTTGCAGACAGAGGTCACCCAGCTTGTGATCGTTGGGCGGCCTCTGACAATTCTGCATGCTCGACCGTCGGATCGAGCGTACCTCGCCCTGGGGTGGCAAAGCAGCGCCTAA
- a CDS encoding phosphopantetheine-binding protein, translating into MDELEARIKRLIVESLKLEDIKPEDIASDELLFVEGLGLDSIDALELGVALRKTFGLTIETVTDDIKLHFRTVESLAQFVRSQQKDIERHVA; encoded by the coding sequence ATGGACGAACTGGAAGCGCGCATCAAGAGACTGATCGTCGAGAGTTTGAAGCTCGAGGACATAAAGCCTGAAGACATCGCCAGCGATGAGCTCCTCTTCGTCGAAGGACTTGGGCTGGACTCGATCGACGCGCTCGAACTTGGGGTCGCTCTGCGAAAGACCTTTGGCCTGACGATAGAAACCGTCACGGATGACATCAAGCTGCATTTCAGGACGGTCGAAAGCCTGGCGCAGTTCGTCCGCTCGCAGCAGAAAGACATCGAACGTCATGTCGCGTGA
- a CDS encoding NAD(P)/FAD-dependent oxidoreductase: MAQSRQQSVDVVVVGAGIGGLAAAAVLARSGRKVLVLESHDRPGGCMTSWVRKPRDRKRVARRFVFDAGVQDISGLGPGRPLHQLLATIGEEDGLEWLPVHHRYVIDGVTIDMPRDWEALSRLLGDLFAEEAVGIRAVLTEIRQAHDDIYAGMESARFRPVGQLQHAEQAQWISKFARVAQAASQPFAELLQRHLRNPTLLSIFSILSEYVTEDAARLSLADMAPLFGYYTHGGFYPAGGAQRLPDLLSRSIRQNGGAVRLKTTASRFVLRDGQLAGVELATGEIVNAPVVISNAGILASHGSLLGDHDLPPRYRQRLRQMRRGPSAILINFGLDRVPAIPTRVFVQESGLVFGLSNPSVVDPSLAPPGHAALTLLHLLREEDSSEWFGLESPAYENAKETVARRLIAAASRIVPDFERHIVHYEVAAPPTFQHYIRSSNGSIYGAARGQWCPPVRSPVPGLFLAGAGTATGPGVEAVVLSGLHAAHAIMDA; the protein is encoded by the coding sequence TTGGCGCAATCCAGACAGCAATCTGTCGATGTGGTCGTTGTTGGCGCCGGGATCGGCGGGCTGGCGGCGGCGGCTGTCCTTGCGCGCAGCGGGCGCAAGGTGCTGGTGTTGGAAAGCCATGACCGGCCCGGCGGCTGCATGACCTCATGGGTCCGAAAGCCCCGCGATCGCAAGCGTGTCGCGCGCCGCTTCGTTTTCGATGCCGGGGTACAGGACATCAGCGGCCTGGGCCCTGGGAGGCCGCTGCACCAACTGCTCGCCACGATTGGCGAGGAAGACGGCCTTGAATGGCTGCCGGTCCATCACCGCTACGTGATCGACGGCGTGACGATCGATATGCCGCGCGATTGGGAGGCTCTGTCGCGCCTGCTAGGCGATCTTTTTGCCGAGGAGGCGGTGGGAATCCGCGCGGTGCTGACGGAAATCAGGCAGGCCCATGACGACATCTATGCCGGAATGGAGTCCGCGCGCTTCCGGCCTGTCGGACAGCTGCAACATGCCGAACAGGCGCAATGGATTTCCAAATTCGCCCGCGTGGCACAGGCCGCGAGCCAGCCCTTCGCGGAGTTGCTGCAGCGCCATCTGCGAAATCCGACCCTGCTCAGTATCTTCAGCATATTGTCGGAGTATGTGACCGAGGACGCCGCCCGGCTCAGCCTTGCCGATATGGCGCCGCTGTTCGGCTACTACACTCACGGCGGGTTCTATCCGGCTGGAGGGGCCCAACGCCTGCCCGACCTGCTCAGCCGCTCGATCAGGCAAAATGGCGGGGCAGTGCGGCTGAAGACGACCGCCTCGCGTTTTGTGCTGCGCGATGGCCAGCTCGCGGGCGTCGAACTTGCGACTGGCGAGATCGTCAATGCGCCGGTGGTGATCAGTAACGCTGGCATCCTGGCCAGCCATGGCTCCCTCCTCGGCGACCATGACCTGCCACCGCGCTACCGGCAGCGGTTGCGGCAGATGCGGCGCGGCCCTTCGGCGATTCTAATCAATTTCGGCCTCGACCGAGTTCCGGCAATACCAACCCGCGTCTTTGTCCAGGAAAGCGGTCTCGTCTTCGGGCTGAGCAATCCGAGCGTTGTCGACCCCAGCTTGGCCCCACCTGGCCACGCCGCCCTGACCCTCCTGCATCTGCTCCGTGAGGAGGACAGCTCAGAATGGTTTGGGTTGGAATCACCGGCTTATGAGAATGCAAAGGAAACGGTCGCGCGCCGGCTCATCGCAGCGGCAAGCCGGATTGTTCCCGACTTCGAGCGCCACATCGTGCATTACGAAGTCGCAGCGCCGCCGACCTTCCAGCACTACATCCGTTCCAGCAACGGCAGCATCTACGGTGCTGCACGCGGCCAGTGGTGCCCGCCAGTGAGGTCGCCGGTGCCGGGGCTTTTCCTGGCAGGAGCTGGTACCGCGACAGGGCCAGGTGTCGAAGCGGTCGTGCTCTCGGGGCTGCATGCAGCACATGCCATCATGGATGCTTAG
- a CDS encoding beta-ketoacyl synthase chain length factor has protein sequence MPSEHSLRFSVRNWFAWTPERSALEQWQAWAPHRAEAYVAPVALPMALRRRATPMGQTLLSGALGFADIVGKARYVQASRHGEFARSLLTLKALAEEEEPSPAEFSMSVHHGLAGLLSIHAKNREGHIALAAGTESFACGLLEAALCLAERPGTPVLLLYADEKLPFEYAGLAGQEEGLPLVVVLGLDAPRMDAGDVLLAQRPASRTSEHSPSSAADFMRFLLSGAEQAVSHGEHWDWVWRHA, from the coding sequence ATGCCGAGCGAACATTCCCTGAGATTTTCGGTTCGCAACTGGTTTGCCTGGACGCCCGAGCGCTCTGCACTTGAGCAGTGGCAAGCTTGGGCCCCGCATCGGGCGGAGGCCTATGTCGCGCCGGTAGCGTTGCCAATGGCGCTGCGGCGCCGGGCGACGCCGATGGGGCAAACCCTTCTCTCCGGCGCGCTCGGCTTCGCCGACATTGTCGGAAAGGCACGTTATGTCCAAGCCTCCCGCCACGGCGAGTTCGCCCGCTCTTTGCTGACATTGAAGGCGTTGGCGGAAGAGGAGGAGCCTTCGCCGGCCGAATTCAGCATGTCCGTGCATCACGGCCTCGCTGGGCTGCTGTCGATCCATGCGAAGAATCGCGAGGGCCACATTGCTCTGGCCGCCGGAACAGAATCATTCGCGTGCGGTCTGCTCGAGGCAGCGCTCTGCCTGGCCGAGCGCCCGGGGACGCCGGTCCTTCTCCTCTATGCCGACGAGAAGCTGCCTTTCGAATATGCCGGGCTGGCCGGTCAGGAAGAAGGGCTGCCTCTGGTCGTCGTGCTCGGTCTCGATGCGCCGCGGATGGACGCTGGCGATGTCCTGCTGGCGCAGCGTCCCGCAAGCCGCACGTCGGAGCATTCTCCTTCGTCCGCAGCCGATTTCATGCGCTTTCTGCTCTCGGGAGCGGAGCAAGCTGTGTCCCACGGCGAGCATTGGGACTGGGTCTGGCGCCATGCCTAG
- a CDS encoding lysophospholipid acyltransferase family protein: MPRLLDRVYRSLGTGFFFAALFGGGAVIATLIFPIVNLTTREARVRRDRKQYLIHLLFRSYIGAMRLARLASFDFQGRERLRDAPGRMLVANHPSLLDVVMLMALIPRSQCIVKQSLWDSPYLGRLVRGVGYISNALPSDRLLRACRESVEEGKCLIIFPEGTRSTPGEPMQLQRGFANIALLLGIDIQLATITCTPPTLLKGLKWYAIPPQRPVFCVRVGEMLSVRHMLDVDERPLAARKLVRKIKAYFESELANGRTGSAHQETDRREFEARGHKA; the protein is encoded by the coding sequence ATGCCTAGGCTGCTCGACCGCGTCTATCGCTCGCTGGGAACCGGATTCTTCTTCGCTGCCCTGTTCGGCGGCGGCGCTGTCATCGCCACGCTGATCTTTCCCATCGTCAATCTGACGACGCGTGAGGCGCGTGTGCGGCGTGATCGCAAGCAGTACCTGATCCACTTGCTCTTCCGGTCGTATATTGGCGCGATGCGGCTCGCGCGGCTGGCTAGCTTCGATTTCCAGGGCCGCGAGCGGTTGCGGGATGCACCAGGGCGGATGCTCGTGGCGAACCACCCCTCGCTGCTCGACGTCGTGATGCTGATGGCGCTGATCCCGCGCTCGCAATGCATCGTGAAGCAGTCTCTATGGGACAGCCCCTATCTCGGCCGGTTGGTCCGAGGTGTCGGGTACATCAGCAACGCCCTTCCGTCCGATCGACTGCTGAGGGCCTGCCGTGAGAGTGTCGAGGAAGGCAAATGCCTGATCATTTTCCCGGAGGGGACACGCTCCACCCCTGGGGAACCGATGCAACTGCAGCGGGGTTTTGCCAACATTGCGCTGTTGCTCGGGATCGACATCCAACTCGCAACTATCACTTGCACGCCGCCAACCCTCTTGAAGGGTCTCAAATGGTATGCAATTCCGCCGCAACGGCCGGTGTTTTGCGTGCGTGTGGGCGAAATGTTATCTGTCCGGCATATGCTTGACGTCGATGAAAGACCCCTTGCTGCCCGTAAGCTCGTGCGCAAGATCAAGGCATATTTCGAGAGTGAACTGGCGAATGGACGAACTGGAAGCGCGCATCAAGAGACTGATCGTCGAGAGTTTGAAGCTCGAGGACATAAAGCCTGA
- a CDS encoding methyl-accepting chemotaxis protein, with the protein MKTDAARPAGQFLAPDMRETIGKRARLMAWSGLVAATIIAVTAGFALWQGRQTAIDVSRQQLSTLAALLSEQTHQTLATADLVLRGWSEAGSGADIASPDDFRAKFGTRQHFDALIERSRAIPQIAAVTIADIQGEVVNSTRSFPPPPVSLKARESFRARMADPALGLHLAAPAPGPSAAGRTMALSRKIKNRSGAVVGLAMVEIETGFLSAFYDKARADALVHVALFRRDGVLLASLPNNDDAGARSLAGRSALFRDLPEAAEPVGAMFVGTHIAGPQDSEEGLISAQAVRDYPLQISIAAPGELVFHYWRKRALLLGGIVSFFVFLISLLTFWIAKLLRQHGVMLSELAASEKTASDQMQELQIRDAREALLRRDAAMKSRVTAFDAQLRSSLDRLGQMIERVASLSESMMAAARHAREGSERAEVASGRAADHVASAAADAESISSAGHEIAARVAASVSAAADVIAEADRTDLAITQLAEATNQIDNVSALISEIASQTNLLALNATIEAARAGQAGRGFSVVASEVKSLSAQTSGATSEIGRQIEAIQLASQRCIEALHSIRGRMLDTQTIGQGASDGIARQSRSTAQIAVTIRAAAHDAQGVLSSARAVRQAANLSNTSAIDVMELARDLDGEARRIRSKVSEFFGTLDAA; encoded by the coding sequence GTGAAGACGGATGCTGCAAGGCCGGCTGGCCAGTTCCTCGCGCCCGACATGCGCGAAACCATCGGCAAACGCGCCCGCCTGATGGCCTGGAGCGGCCTGGTCGCAGCCACCATCATTGCCGTGACCGCCGGATTTGCGCTCTGGCAAGGGCGCCAGACTGCAATCGACGTCTCACGGCAGCAACTCAGTACACTCGCGGCGCTGCTCTCCGAACAGACCCACCAGACGCTCGCGACTGCAGATCTGGTGTTGCGCGGCTGGTCCGAAGCCGGCAGTGGGGCCGATATAGCCTCGCCGGACGATTTTCGCGCGAAGTTCGGCACGCGCCAGCATTTCGATGCCTTGATAGAGCGCTCCCGCGCTATCCCACAGATCGCAGCGGTGACGATCGCTGACATCCAAGGTGAAGTCGTCAACTCGACACGGTCCTTCCCCCCGCCTCCGGTCAGCCTGAAAGCCAGAGAATCCTTCCGGGCCCGTATGGCCGATCCTGCGCTTGGGCTGCATTTGGCCGCGCCTGCCCCCGGCCCAAGCGCAGCAGGAAGGACGATGGCCCTGTCCCGCAAGATCAAGAACAGGAGCGGGGCCGTGGTCGGCCTCGCCATGGTCGAAATCGAGACGGGCTTCTTGAGTGCCTTCTACGACAAGGCGCGGGCCGATGCGCTCGTGCATGTCGCGCTGTTTCGCCGCGATGGCGTTTTGCTTGCCAGCCTGCCGAATAATGACGACGCTGGCGCCCGCTCCCTCGCCGGCCGTTCCGCCCTGTTCCGCGACCTGCCGGAGGCGGCCGAACCCGTCGGCGCCATGTTCGTCGGGACCCACATCGCCGGCCCTCAAGACAGTGAGGAGGGGCTGATCTCAGCGCAGGCTGTTCGCGATTACCCCCTCCAGATCAGTATCGCGGCGCCCGGAGAGTTGGTCTTTCATTATTGGAGGAAACGCGCGCTGCTCCTCGGCGGCATCGTCTCCTTCTTCGTCTTCCTGATCAGCCTCCTGACCTTCTGGATCGCCAAGCTGTTGCGGCAGCACGGCGTCATGCTTTCCGAACTTGCGGCTTCCGAAAAGACGGCCTCCGATCAAATGCAGGAACTGCAGATCCGCGATGCGCGCGAGGCGCTGCTGCGGCGCGACGCCGCCATGAAATCCCGCGTGACGGCCTTCGACGCGCAATTGCGCAGCTCGCTCGACCGGCTCGGCCAGATGATCGAACGTGTGGCGAGCCTGTCGGAGAGCATGATGGCGGCGGCCCGGCACGCGCGCGAAGGCAGCGAGCGGGCCGAGGTCGCCTCCGGCCGCGCCGCCGACCATGTCGCCAGCGCGGCTGCGGATGCCGAGAGTATTTCCAGCGCCGGACACGAGATCGCGGCACGCGTGGCGGCCTCGGTCAGCGCCGCCGCCGACGTGATTGCGGAAGCCGACCGCACCGACCTCGCCATTACGCAACTGGCGGAAGCTACGAACCAGATCGACAACGTTTCGGCGCTGATCAGCGAGATCGCCAGCCAAACCAATCTGTTGGCGCTCAACGCCACGATCGAAGCGGCCCGCGCCGGCCAGGCCGGCCGCGGCTTTTCGGTCGTCGCCTCCGAGGTCAAGTCGCTGTCCGCGCAGACGAGCGGCGCGACCAGCGAGATCGGCCGCCAGATCGAGGCGATCCAACTGGCGAGCCAGCGCTGCATCGAGGCACTCCACAGCATCCGGGGCCGGATGCTGGACACGCAGACGATCGGCCAGGGCGCCTCCGACGGGATAGCCAGGCAGAGCCGCTCGACCGCCCAGATCGCGGTTACCATCCGGGCGGCGGCACACGATGCGCAGGGTGTCCTGTCCAGCGCCAGGGCCGTGCGCCAGGCGGCCAACTTGTCAAACACCAGCGCAATCGACGTGATGGAATTGGCTCGCGACCTCGACGGCGAAGCACGAAGGATCAGAAGTAAGGTCAGCGAGTTCTTCGGGACACTCGACGCGGCTTAA
- a CDS encoding acyl carrier protein: MSRDEIYQQIRAYLVDVFEVPADRVSPEARLYEDLDLDSIDAVDLIVKLQDLTQQKFKPEDFKAARTVADVVDRVDAMATAQS, translated from the coding sequence ATGTCGCGTGATGAAATCTACCAGCAGATCCGGGCGTACCTGGTTGACGTCTTCGAAGTCCCGGCCGATCGAGTCAGCCCTGAGGCTCGGCTCTACGAGGATCTTGATCTCGATTCGATCGACGCTGTCGATCTGATCGTGAAGCTCCAGGATCTCACCCAACAGAAGTTCAAGCCGGAAGATTTCAAGGCGGCGCGCACCGTGGCTGACGTGGTCGACCGAGTCGACGCGATGGCCACGGCGCAGTCCTGA
- a CDS encoding ABC transporter permease translates to MSSATIRPIPSSVAIEDVTGLKERSLGQKLLSSQPFWVTIALIAMVLVMTWYQPEAFASADNFFNITRNFAFIGIMAIGMTAVILTGGIDLSVGSIMGLAGVVCGLVLQAEGHWLLAVLAGLLSGVVVGVVNGVLISYVGLPAFVVTLGMLSGARSLAIVLSENKMIYEFGPWGDTFNAIGGGSIFGIANPVWVLLVLAIMFSIILNFTSWGNYLYAIGSNENAARLTGVPVRRIKLQAYIVSGLTAALSSVLIVGWQGSAINALGQGYELRVIASTVIGGADLMGGQGGAYGAVIGAALIEVIRNSLLMAGVDANWQGAFVGLFIVLAVLLQRIRGKRSA, encoded by the coding sequence ATGTCGAGCGCTACGATCCGCCCGATTCCGAGCAGTGTCGCCATCGAGGACGTCACGGGCCTCAAAGAGCGGAGTCTCGGGCAGAAACTGCTCTCGAGCCAGCCCTTCTGGGTGACAATCGCTCTCATCGCCATGGTCCTCGTGATGACCTGGTATCAACCGGAGGCGTTTGCCTCCGCCGATAACTTCTTCAACATCACGCGGAATTTCGCCTTCATCGGCATCATGGCCATCGGCATGACAGCCGTCATCCTCACTGGCGGCATCGATTTGTCGGTTGGGTCCATCATGGGGCTCGCCGGCGTCGTGTGCGGCCTCGTCCTCCAGGCCGAAGGCCATTGGCTGCTCGCAGTCCTCGCCGGTCTTCTCTCTGGTGTGGTTGTCGGGGTCGTGAATGGCGTTCTGATTTCCTATGTCGGCCTTCCGGCCTTCGTTGTCACGCTTGGCATGCTGTCCGGCGCCCGATCGCTTGCCATCGTCCTCTCCGAAAACAAGATGATCTATGAATTCGGCCCTTGGGGAGACACCTTCAACGCGATCGGTGGCGGTTCAATCTTCGGCATTGCCAACCCGGTCTGGGTGCTGCTCGTCCTGGCCATCATGTTCAGCATCATCCTCAACTTCACCAGCTGGGGCAATTATCTCTACGCTATCGGAAGCAATGAGAACGCTGCCCGCCTGACCGGCGTGCCGGTCCGGCGCATCAAGCTGCAGGCCTACATCGTCTCGGGCCTGACGGCCGCGCTGAGCTCCGTTCTCATCGTCGGGTGGCAAGGTTCCGCCATCAATGCACTCGGACAGGGTTACGAATTGCGAGTGATCGCTTCGACCGTGATCGGCGGCGCGGATCTGATGGGTGGCCAAGGCGGAGCGTACGGCGCCGTGATTGGAGCTGCGCTCATCGAGGTGATCCGCAATTCCCTTCTCATGGCCGGGGTCGACGCCAACTGGCAGGGCGCCTTCGTCGGCCTGTTCATCGTGTTGGCGGTTCTGCTGCAGCGGATCCGCGGCAAGCGTTCGGCATGA